The following coding sequences are from one Capsicum annuum cultivar UCD-10X-F1 chromosome 3, UCD10Xv1.1, whole genome shotgun sequence window:
- the LOC107862233 gene encoding probable methyltransferase PMT2 encodes MAIKGNPGDNRSRGPASIVFVVGLCCFFYLIGVWQRGGFGKGNSRALQITKKAEDCSILSNLEYETHHGDQLEVKQFEPCGEQYVDYTPCHDQKRAMTFPKENMNFRERHCPPEEEKLHCLIPAPKGYITPFPWPKSRDYVPYANAPHKSLTTEKAVQNWVRYEGDLLGFPGSGTQFPYGVDAYIDQLASVIPMDNGTVRTALDTGCGVASWGAYLFKKNVIAMSFAPRDSDEAQVQFALERGVPAVIGVLGTIKLPFPLRAFDMVHCSHCLIRWTTNGGLYMMEVDRVLRPGGYWILSGSPINWRTNYQAWQRPKEEMEEEQRMIEEMAELLCWEKKYEKDEIAIWRKRVNYEYCSGPDSRVTLCDHSNSENVWYKKMEACVTPYPETTNSEQVSGGELKPFPERLNAIPPRIASGSLPGVSIESFQEDNKLWKKHVKAYKRVNKLLDTRRYRNVLDMNAGLGSFAAALESSKLWVMNVMPTIAERDTLGVLYDRGLIGIYHDWCEAFSTYPRSYDLIHANGIFSLYKDKCSAEDILLEMDRILRPEGAVIFRDHEDILGQVKTIVSGMRWKTKMVDHEDGPLIPKKVLFAVKKYWVVGDNSTILR; translated from the exons ATGGCAATTAAAGGAAATCCAGGTGATAACAGAAGCAGAGGCCCTGCGTCGATAGTTTTTGTAGTCGGTCTTTGTTGTTTTTTCTATCTTATAGGAGTCTGGCAAAGAGGTGGTTTTGGGAAGGGGAACAGCAGAGCTCTTCAGATAACAAAGAAGGCAGAGGACTGCAGCATCCTCTCTAATCTAGAATATGAAACTCATCATGGTGATCAACTGGAAGTAAAGCAGTTTGAACCTTGTGGCGAGCAATATGTTGATTACACACCGTGCCATGATCAAAAGCGAGCAATGACATTTCctaaagaaaatatgaactttAGGGAGAGACATTGTCCTCCTGAGGAAGAGAAGCTGCATTGTCTTATACCAGCCCCAAAAGGTTATATAACTCCTTTTCCATGGCCGAAGAGTCGTGACTATGTACCTTATGCTAATGCACCACATAAAAGTTTAACAACTGAGAAGGCAGTGCAAAACTGGGTACGGTATGAAGGTGATTTACTTGGATTTCCAGGTTCCGGAACTCAGTTCCCATATGGGGTAGATGCGTATATTGATCAACTTGCTTCTGTGATCCCAATGGACAATGGCACAGTTCGAACTGCATTGGATACAGGTTGTGGG GTTGCTAGTTGGGGTGCATACCTTTTCAAGAAAAACGTTATAGCCATGTCATTTGCACCAAGAGACTCAGATGAAGCTCAAGTACAATTTGCTTTGGAAAGAGGCGTACCAGCAGTTATTGGTGTACTTGGAACCATAAAATTGCCATTTCCGTTAAGGGCCTTTGATATGGTTCATTGTTCACATTGTTTGATTCGATGGACTACAAATG GTGGACTGTACATGATGGAAGTGGATCGAGTTCTCAGGCCAGGGGGGTATTGGATACTTTCAGGTTCTCCCATCAACTGGCGGACTAATTATCAAGCTTGGCAACGACCTAAAGAGGAGATGGAGGAGGAACAAAGAATGATTGAAGAGATGGCTGAGCTTCTGTGCTGGGAAAAGAAGTATGAGAAAGATGAGATAGCTATATGGAGAAAACGAGTAAATTATGAGTACTGCAGTGGACCAGATTCTCGTGTAACTCTATGTGACCACTCGAATTCAGAAAATGTCTG GTATAAGAAGATGGAGGCATGTGTAACTCCATATCCTGAAACAACCAATTCGGAGCAAGTTTCTGGTGGAGAGCTCAAGCCATTTCCGGAGAGACTTAATGCTATTCCTCCAAGAATAGCAAGTGGATCTCTTCCTGGAGTCTCTATTGAATCTTTCCAGGAGGACAACAAGTTGTGGAAGAAGCATGTGAAGGCTTATAAGAGAGTTAACAAGCTCCTAGACACTAGGAGGTATCGCAATGTACTAGATATGAATGCTGGCCTAGGAAGTTTTGCTGCAGCGCTAGAATCATCTAAGCTATGGGTCATGAATGTTATGCCAACTATAGCTGAAAGGGACACTCTTGGTGTATTATATGATCGAGGCTTGATTGGCATATACCATGACTG GTGTGAAGCCTTCTCTACCTACCCTAGGTCATATGACCTCATTCATGCAAATGGTATCTTCAGCTTATATAAGGACAA ATGTAGTGCTGAAGACATTCTACTAGAGATGGACAGGATTCTTAGACCAGAAGGTGCAGTTATATTCCGAGATCATGAAGATATTCTTGGCCAAGTAAAAACTATTGTATCTGGTATGAGGTGGAAAACAAAAATGGTGGATCATGAAGATGGTCCTCTTATCCCTAAAAAGGTATTGTTTGCTGTCAAAAAATACTGGGTTGTTGGAGATAACTCAACCATCTTACGGTGA